In Ruania zhangjianzhongii, the following proteins share a genomic window:
- a CDS encoding MurR/RpiR family transcriptional regulator: protein MHQGSGTAGILTRLRFLLPELPDSLRITAEHILNDPRGAVSGTIGDLARAADTSTGAVSRLCRRLGLDGYPALRIAVAEDSGSRSAEHWNVDVSRGIDPGAPLTDVVRTLEAVQARAVHDTLAALDLPAVTALARAIGTARRVHVYGVSGSAIMARELALRLSRIGVPCWTYADVHDGLAGAAQLSDTDAALAVSHSGHTAETLAMLQCANEQGATTAVITSAHRSPLADLAEHVLLTTGTQTLFQDGPLAARHAELAVIEVLYVAVGQLTYERTVDHLARTAQAITDHRRDRPTIP from the coding sequence ATGCATCAGGGCAGCGGGACCGCAGGGATTCTCACCCGGCTGCGCTTCTTGCTCCCCGAGCTGCCGGACTCGTTGCGGATCACTGCTGAGCACATCCTGAACGACCCCCGAGGCGCGGTCTCCGGAACCATCGGTGACCTCGCCCGCGCTGCCGACACCTCCACCGGAGCGGTCTCCCGGCTGTGCCGCCGGCTTGGCCTGGACGGCTATCCGGCCCTGCGGATCGCCGTCGCCGAGGACAGCGGCTCGCGATCTGCCGAGCACTGGAACGTGGACGTGAGCCGAGGCATTGATCCGGGCGCGCCGCTGACCGACGTCGTGCGTACGCTCGAAGCGGTGCAGGCCCGAGCCGTCCATGACACCCTGGCCGCGCTCGACCTTCCGGCGGTCACTGCCCTGGCCCGCGCGATCGGCACTGCCCGGCGGGTGCACGTCTACGGCGTGAGCGGTAGTGCGATCATGGCGCGCGAGCTCGCGCTGCGCCTCTCTCGGATCGGTGTGCCGTGCTGGACCTATGCGGACGTCCATGACGGTCTGGCCGGTGCCGCCCAGCTGTCCGACACCGATGCTGCCCTCGCGGTCTCGCACAGTGGGCACACTGCGGAGACGCTGGCAATGCTGCAGTGTGCGAACGAGCAGGGTGCGACTACCGCCGTCATCACCAGTGCACACCGGTCGCCGCTGGCCGATCTCGCCGAGCATGTCCTGCTCACCACCGGGACCCAGACGCTGTTCCAGGATGGTCCGCTCGCCGCCCGGCACGCTGAGCTGGCAGTGATCGAGGTGCTGTACGTCGCCGTCGGTCAGCTCACCTACGAGCGCACGGTGGACCATCTGGCCCGGACCGCCCAGGCGATCACCGACCATCGGCGCGACCGCCCCACGATTCCCTGA
- a CDS encoding sensor histidine kinase — MSRSAPVRLRGWAGGSDPERFEAYNRWSLLGLLAMGPVAQIVLGLGVPAPPAGIVASVAAWGYVLVSLVQLVAAGFFFARGLDAYLGRGQWRGRYLGVLVAATSVLVLLALGNAWFVPGTSVWMVVLPAGTALASLASVLTIRQLLLGTGAVLLLGAVTLAIAEDVRASGPGLAAAAVVLVTVVCSFRGSVWMTGVVWEQERRREVDARLAVAEERLRFSRDLHDIFGRTLSTVAVRSELAAELARRSDPRGAQTMLEVRQIAQDALKEVRGVVEGYRRVDLATELVGAQDILRAAGVRTSVTSPEAEVPTPAAEALGWVVREAVTNVVRHADATTCQITVTLTDDLVGVQVRNDGVRPAGPSSSTGSGLTGVTERLAALGGTLHSRSDAGEFTVTAQVPRSPRSSR, encoded by the coding sequence GTGAGCAGGAGTGCGCCGGTCCGACTGCGAGGGTGGGCCGGCGGGAGCGACCCCGAGCGGTTCGAGGCCTACAACCGTTGGTCGCTGCTCGGGCTGCTGGCTATGGGGCCGGTGGCGCAGATAGTCCTCGGACTCGGTGTTCCCGCGCCGCCGGCCGGCATCGTGGCGAGTGTCGCAGCCTGGGGCTATGTGCTGGTCAGCCTCGTTCAGCTGGTTGCCGCCGGCTTCTTCTTCGCCCGAGGACTGGACGCCTATCTGGGCCGGGGCCAGTGGCGCGGGAGGTACCTGGGCGTGCTGGTCGCAGCCACCAGTGTGCTGGTCCTGCTCGCGCTGGGGAATGCCTGGTTCGTCCCCGGCACGTCAGTCTGGATGGTGGTGCTGCCGGCCGGTACCGCCCTGGCGTCGCTGGCCTCGGTGCTGACGATCCGGCAGCTGCTGCTCGGAACCGGAGCAGTGCTGCTGCTCGGTGCGGTGACTCTGGCGATCGCGGAGGATGTTCGAGCCAGTGGGCCGGGGCTCGCCGCCGCGGCGGTGGTCCTGGTGACAGTGGTCTGCTCGTTCCGAGGGTCGGTGTGGATGACCGGAGTGGTCTGGGAGCAGGAACGGCGCCGAGAGGTGGATGCGCGGTTGGCCGTGGCAGAGGAGCGGTTGCGCTTCTCCCGCGATCTGCACGACATCTTCGGCCGCACCCTGTCCACCGTGGCCGTGCGCAGCGAGCTTGCCGCCGAGCTGGCCCGCCGGTCGGATCCCCGCGGTGCACAGACCATGCTCGAGGTCCGGCAGATCGCGCAGGACGCACTCAAGGAGGTCCGGGGAGTGGTGGAAGGGTACCGGCGGGTGGACCTGGCCACCGAGCTGGTGGGCGCACAGGACATCCTCCGTGCTGCCGGGGTCCGGACCTCCGTGACCAGCCCCGAGGCCGAGGTGCCGACACCGGCGGCCGAGGCGCTCGGGTGGGTGGTGCGCGAAGCGGTCACGAACGTGGTCCGGCACGCGGACGCCACGACCTGCCAGATCACGGTGACGCTCACTGACGATCTGGTCGGTGTGCAGGTGCGCAACGACGGCGTTCGGCCGGCCGGGCCCTCCAGCTCGACCGGCTCCGGCCTGACTGGCGTGACCGAACGGCTGGCGGCCCTCGGTGGCACACTGCACAGCCGGTCCGACGCCGGAGAGTTCACCGTGACCGCCCAGGTACCCCGCAGCCCCCGGAGCAGCAGATGA
- a CDS encoding response regulator transcription factor, with the protein MTIRIVLADDEGLIRDAVATLLGLEEDLEVVAQAGTGPDALTMVRAHQPDVAILDLQMPGLDGIEVAQQIAVDAPGCACVIVTSHGRPGYLKRALQVGVRAFLPKTASAKVLADAVRHVVTGGRYVDPELAAEAISAGASPLTAREADVLELAADGAPVEEIAQRAALSPGTVRNYLSSAAGKLHAANRHEAARTARARGWI; encoded by the coding sequence ATGACCATCCGTATCGTGCTCGCCGACGACGAGGGGCTGATCCGCGATGCCGTGGCCACGCTGCTCGGACTGGAGGAGGACCTGGAGGTGGTGGCCCAGGCCGGTACCGGGCCGGATGCGCTCACCATGGTCCGCGCCCACCAGCCCGATGTCGCGATCCTCGACCTACAGATGCCGGGTCTGGACGGCATCGAAGTCGCCCAGCAGATCGCCGTCGACGCTCCTGGGTGCGCGTGCGTGATCGTCACCAGCCACGGTCGCCCCGGCTACCTGAAACGGGCGCTGCAGGTGGGGGTGCGTGCGTTCCTGCCGAAGACCGCCTCGGCCAAGGTGCTCGCTGATGCGGTGCGGCATGTGGTCACCGGTGGGCGATACGTCGACCCGGAGCTGGCCGCTGAGGCCATCTCTGCCGGAGCGAGTCCCCTGACGGCCCGGGAGGCCGATGTGCTCGAGCTGGCAGCTGACGGCGCACCGGTGGAGGAGATCGCTCAGCGCGCCGCGCTCTCACCCGGCACGGTGCGCAACTACCTGTCGTCGGCAGCCGGCAAACTGCATGCCGCCAATCGGCACGAGGCCGCGCGCACCGCTCGGGCGCGCGGCTGGATCTGA